Proteins encoded within one genomic window of Anastrepha ludens isolate Willacy chromosome 4, idAnaLude1.1, whole genome shotgun sequence:
- the LOC128860766 gene encoding mucin-2, producing MIEMRSVYFGTLLVALFPNCYATNDICDGLEDGTRVPSNLQCDSFIICKGQRIFSVGRCPRGLHFNRRLAVCDLKRRARCDGALILPNLDIRSETRECSSDCCGCCNCCSSTPIPSACSDARLVPVISSPPGVPSTGPSGTTCNNKGVCENQPDGAMFPDPSSNGYIVCQCECEIPMPCPEGLTFNPVLKVCDWPKSSTGTPSTKSTTSTSVTTSTPSDSSPLNTSSSPIGTTPSDTSSTSINTTPLETTSTPIGSSSPGTSSTPTDSTTLPTPSTPSSPATGPSGTTCNKKGVCDNQPDGAMFPDPSSNGYIVCQCECEIPMPCPEGLTFNTVLKVCDWPKSSTGTPNTISTRSTTLPTPSTPSNPATGPSGTTCNNKGVCDNQPDGAMFPDPSSNGYIVCQCECEIPMPCPEGLTFNTVLKVCDWPKSSTGTPNTISTRSTSVTTSTPSDSSPLDTSSSPIGTTPSDTSSTSINTTPLETTSTPIGSSSPGTSSTPTDSTTLPTPSTPSSPATGPSGTTCNKKGVCDNQPDGAMFPDPSSNGYIVCQCECEIPMPCPEGLTFNTVLKVCDWPKSSTGTPNTISTRSTTLPTPSTPSNPATGPSGTTCNNKGVCDNQPDGAMFPDPSSNGYIVCQCECEMPMPCPEGLTFNLVLKVCDWPKSSTGTPNTISTRSTTLPTPSTPSSPATGPSGTTCNNKGVCDNQPDGAMFPDPSSNGYIVCQCECEIPMPCPEGLTFNPVLKVCDWPRNIASTGSLGTACNKKGKCEGQQDGTLFADPDSSGYIMCERECEVPRLCPNGLAFNPNVMVCDWPQVYV from the exons ATGATAGAAATGCGAAGTG TTTATTTCGGAACTCTTTTAGTGGCGCTATTTCCCAACTGCTATGCCACGAACGATATTTGTGATGGTTTAGAAGATGGCACACGCGTCCCTTCCAATCTTCAATGTGATAGTTTCATAATTTGTAAGGGTCAGCGAATTTTCTCGGTTGGTAGATGCCCTCGTGGATTGCATTTCAATCGTCGCCTTGCCGTTTGCGATTTAAAGCGGCGTGCTCGGTGTGATGGGGCTTTGATACTGCCAAACCTCGACATAAGGTCGGAGACAAGGGAATGTTCCAGTGATTGTTGCGGCTGTTGTAATTGTTGCAGCTCGACACCCATTCCTTCTGCATGCTCTGATGCGCGTTTAGTTCCCGTCATATCATCTCCCCCTGGTGTACCATCAACCGGCCCTTCAGGTACTACTTGCAATAACAAAGGTGTATGTGAAAATCAACCCGATGGTGCCATGTTCCCTGATCCTTCATCTAACGGCTATATAGTATGCCAGTGTGAGTGTGAAATTCCAATGCCCTGTCCCGAGGGTTTAACCTTCAATCCAGTACTGAAAGTTTGTGATTGGCCGAAAAGTTCCACAGGAACACCAAGCACTAAATCTACAACATCAACTTCAGTTACGACTTCCACACCAAGTGATTCGTCCCCATTAAACACATCCTCAAGTCCAATTGGTACAACTCCTTCGGATACTTCCTCAACGTCAATTAACACTACTCCATTGGAAACTACATCAACGCCAATTGGGTCATCTAGTCCAGGCACATCCTCAACACCTACTGATTCAACCACCTTACCAACGCCTTCAACGCCAAGTAGCCCAGCCACAGGTCCATCAGGTACTACTTGCAATAAAAAAGGTGTATGTGATAATCAACCCGATGGTGCCATGTTCCCTGATCCTTCATCTAACGGCTATATAGTATGCCAGTGTGAGTGTGAAATTCCAATGCCCTGTCCCGAGGGTTTAACCTTCAATACAGTGCTGAAAGTTTGTGATTGGCCGAAAAGCTCCACAGGAACACCAAACACTATATCTACAAGATCAACCACCTTACCCACGCCTTCAACGCCAAGTAACCCAGCCACAGGTCCATCAGGTACTACTTGCAATAACAAAGGTGTATGTGATAATCAACCCGATGGTGCCATGTTCCCTGATCCTTCATCTAACGGCTATATAGTATGCCAGTGTGAGTGTGAAATTCCAATGCCCTGTCCCGAGGGTTTAACCTTCAATACAGTGCTGAAAGTTTGTGATTGGCCGAAAAGCTCCACAGGAACACCAAACACTATATCTACAAGATCAACTTCAGTTACGACTTCCACACCAAGTGATTCATCCCCATTAGACACATCCTCAAGTCCAATTGGTACAACTCCTTCGGATACTTCCTCAACGTCAATTAACACTACTCCATTGGAAACTACATCAACGCCAATTGGGTCATCTAGTCCAGGCACATCCTCAACACCTACTGATTCAACCACCTTACCAACGCCTTCAACGCCAAGTAGCCCAGCCACAGGTCCATCAGGTACTACTTGCAATAAAAAAGGTGTATGTGATAATCAACCCGATGGTGCCATGTTCCCTGATCCTTCATCTAACGGATATATAGTATGCCAGTGTGAGTGTGAAATTCCAATGCCCTGTCCCGAGGGTTTAACCTTCAATACAGTGTTGAAAGTTTGTGATTGGCCAAAAAGCTCCACAGGAACACCAAACACTATATCTACAAGATCAACCACCTTACCCACGCCTTCAACGCCAAGTAACCCAGCCACAGGTCCATCAGGTACTACTTGCAATAACAAAGGTGTATGTGATAATCAACCCGATGGTGCCATGTTCCCTGATCCTTCATCCAACGGCTATATAGTATGCCAGTGTGAGTGTGAAATGCCAATGCCCTGCCCCGAGGGTTTAACCTTCAATCTAGTGCTGAAAGTTTGTGATTGGCCGAAAAGCTCCACAGGAACACCAAACACTATATCTACAAGATCAACCACCTTACCCACGCCTTCAACGCCAAGTAGCCCAGCCACAGGTCCATCAGGTACTACTTGCAATAACAAAGGTGTATGTGATAATCAACCCGATGGTGCCATGTTCCCTGATCCTTCATCCAACGGCTATATAGTATGCCAGTGTGAGTGTGAAATTCCAATGCCCTGTCCCGAGGGTTTAACCTTCAATCCAGTGCTGAAAGTTTGTGATTGGCCTCGCAACATTGCATCCACCGGCTCGTTGGGTACTGCCTGTAATAAAAAGGGTAAATGTGAGGGTCAGCAAGATGGCACTCTATTTGCAGATCCCGATTCAAGTGGCTATATAATGTGTGAACGCGAATGTGAGGTACCTAGGCTATGCCCAAATGGTTTAGCATTTAATCCAAATGTGATGGTATGTGACTGGCCTCAGGtgtatgtttaa